From Theileria annulata chromosome 1, complete sequence, *** SEQUENCING IN PROGRESS ***, one genomic window encodes:
- a CDS encoding signal recognition particle 54kDa protein 2, putative codes for MVLAELSNQITQAFRKLHSTTVISEAVIEEVIGDIVRALLMADVNVKLVHKLKENVKRLNKNNSDMIGANKRRYLQKIVVDELVNMLTTEKKPFEPKKGRCNVIMFVGLQGAGKTTSCTKFAYHYQRKGWRTALICADTFRAGAFDQLKQNAAKVKISFYGSYSEANPAKVAADGVARFKEEKYDMIIVDTSGRHKQEDALFDEMKLIYDAVQPDEVVFVMDSHIGQACYDQASAFNKAVDVGSVIITKLDGHAKGGGALSAVSATNSPIIFIGTGEHFDDFEPFDPKSFISRLLGFGDINGLINTLKDVINLEDKPDLLDRIASAKFTIRDMYDQFQNLLKMAPIGKVMSMLPGIPPELLQAGREQEGVDRIKRFMIIMDSMTDEELDCEKPLNGTRIMRIAKGSGSSPHEINFLIDQHKTLQKMVGSMGKMGLNKDNAMQNIMRNPNQLLNKMQSMIDPRLLNQMGGAGNIMKLMKEFSQNDDLQSLMKQMKR; via the exons ATGGTTTTGGCTGAGTTGAGTAATCAAATAACTCAAGCGTTTCGCAAACTCCACTCAACCACAGTTATTTCAGAAGCT GTGATTGAGGAGGTGATTGGAGATATAGTACGCGCATTGTTAATGGCAGATGTTAACGTGAAGCTGGTACATAAGTTAAAGGAAAATGTCAAAAGActaaataaaaacaattcTGATATGATCGGAGCAAATAAACGCCGTTATCTACAAAAG ATTGTGGTTGACGAGTTAGTTAATATGTTAACAACAGAGAAGAAACCATTTGAGCCGAAAAAGGGGAGATGTAACGTGATAATGTTCGTTGGACTTCAAGGAGCAGGGAAAACAACAAGTTGCACTAAATTTGCATATCACTATCAACGGAAAG GTTGGAGAACTGCTTTGATATGTGCCGACACTTTCCGTGCAGGAGCATTTGACCAGCTTAAGCAGAACGCCGCCAAAGTTAAGATTTCCTTTTACGGTAGTTACAGCGAGGCTAACCCTGCAAAGGTGGCAGCTGACGGTGTAGCGCGTTTCAAGGAGGAAAAGTACGACATGATCATTGTTGACACATCAGGTCGCCACAAACAGGAAGACGCTCTCTTCGATGAGATGAAGCTCATTTATGATGCAGTACAGCCTGACGAGGTCGTCTTTGTCATGGATTCTCACATTGGACAGGCCTGTTACGATCAGGCTTCTGCTTTCAATAAAGCTGTTGACGTTGGCTCCGTTATTATCACAAAACTCGATGGTCATGCTAAAGGCGGTGGAGCTCTTTCAGC AGTGTCTGCAACTAATTCGCCTATAATATTTATCGGAACAGGAGAACATTTTGATGATTTTGAGCCATTTGATCCCAAATCTTTTATTTCACGTCTTCTag GATTTGGGGACATAAATGgattaataaatacattaaaaGATGTGATAAATTTAGAAGATAAACCTGACCTTCTGGACAGAATTGCTTCTGCCAAGTTTACTATTCGAGATATGTACGATCAGTTTCAA aatttattaaaaatggcTCCAATTGGTAAAGTAATGTCAATGTTGCCTGGAATACCTCCTGAACTGCTCCAAGCCGGCAGGGAACAGGAAGGTGTAGATCGCATTAAAAGGTTTATGATCATTATGGATTCAATGACAGATGAAG AGTTGGATTGTGAGAAACCTTTGAACGGTACAAGAATAATGAGAATTGCTAAAGGCTCCGGCTCATCTCCACATGAAATCAATTTTCTAATTGATCAACATAAAAC ATTACAGAAGATGGTTGGAAGCATGGGAAAGATGGGTTTGAATAAGGACAATGCAATGCAGAACATCATGAGGAACCCCAACCAGCTTTTGAATAAGATGCAGAGTATGATTGATCCAAGGTTATTGAACCAGATGGGAGGAGCTGGAAATATCATGAAGCTCATGAAGGAGTTTTCGCAAAACGATGACTTGCAATCTTTAATGAAGCAAATGAAgagataa
- a CDS encoding Tpr-related protein family member, putative (Tap349e08.q2ks7.C.cand.52 - score = 26.67;~10 probable transmembrane helices predicted for TA06005 by TMHMM2.0 at aa 236-258, 270-292, 296-318, 339-361, 388-410, 423-445, 465-487, 507-529, 539-561 and 592-614) encodes MPECPGPNCKEHAGEFGADSCGILNSAYVLAGLAMMLNIRLSYSSAPYALIRFKLPENLFSVFVRRMASALELWCLPSMLLGNIMDLIQKGLYNNFFLTKTLHVLKDKAGGQNNQGLRGKAGELYTKAEALKTAVGAGEGSSEAQELMNAVGQDENSGIRQALAALATAGGATDLPTKANTVRTEYSTVSGKFGLVQNLKDSAYKDKGEAYGNVESAWNDFNKLYKDAISPDKYYITVIPSIICQWLNFLTYVILLVVYVMGGDQGHLTLFYFVIAISGVVFGINMTLVYAVDWQYTTVYIAGENCFPALTSFIHYITTLMFGNRRKWNSDFIVVCVDIVVAIVISFAAAVMWTLGYVAYVEGPSGKGYSYGHIHAEGFGGGSIKPHVVSPFLMIVVGMGLVYAIYPGIAPGMIVPFYLIDKIEMVLLVATIFPPMIVVILQITDKQSTGTKHSPKFWQGWGEHSLYYWHLVDLLIVIKITLASMFIYSLHYKESSLSRSIINQPKMSTFLSITFYMCHEFLLAIGFAGQISNGPEYVLIPQYIGALFMIFLAFYSEGYIIEYKSHDPAHWPTEGMTWWNAFCYWCKRASKITNLNLISLFRNYLLRGFVFFLIFSI; translated from the coding sequence ATGCCAGAGTGTCCGGGTCCTAACTGTAAGGAGCATGCTGGTGAGTTTGGTGCAGATAGCTGCGGAATACTTAATTCAGCCTATGTACTTGCTGGTCTTGCTATGATGCTTAACATTAGGCTTTCATATAGTTCTGCACCATATGCacttattagatttaagTTGCCTGAGAATCTTTTTAGTGTCTTTGTTAGAAGAATGGCAAGTGCATTAGAACTCTGGTGTCTGCCAAGTATGTTACTGGGCAACATAATGGACCTAATTCAGAAAGGTCTCTACAATAACTTTTTTCTTACAAAGACACTCCATGTACTCAAGGACAAGGCTGGTGGGCAAAATAATCAGGGACTCCGAGGAAAGGCCGGTGAACTATACACTAAAGCTGAGGCCCTTAAAACAGCAGTTGGTGCTGGAGAAGGTAGTTCAGAAGCCCAAGAGCTTATGAATGCTGTCGGTCAAGATGAAAACAGTGGAATTCGACAGGCACTCGCAGCACTTGCTACTGCGGGTGGTGCTACTGATCTACCTACTAAGGCCAATACTGTTAGAACTGAATACAGCACAGTCAGTGGTAAATTCGGTTTAGTTCAGAACCTTAAAGACAGTGCATATAAAGACAAGGGTGAAGCATATGGCAATGTTGAGTCTGCATGGAATGATTTCAATAAACTCTATAAAGATGCCATATCTCCTGACAAGTATTATATCACTGTTATTCCTTCCATCATTTGTCAATGGTTAAACTTCCTAACATACGTAATTCTATTGGTTGTATATGTTATGGGTGGTGACCAGGGTCATCTAACTCTATTCTACTTCGTTATCGCAATATCTGGCGTTGTTtttggtattaatatgACTCTAGTTTACGCCGTAGATTGGCAATATACTACTGTATATATTGCTGGTGAGAACTGTTTTCCAGCTCTAACCTCATTCATTCACTACATTACTACACTGATGTTTGGTAACCGTAGGAAGTGGAATTCAGACTTCATTGTGGTTTGTGTGGACATTGTGGTGGCAATCGTAATATCATTTGCAGCAGCAGTGATGTGGACACTAGGATACGTAGCATATGTTGAAGGTCCTAGTGGTAAAGGTTATAGTTATGGGCACATACATGCTGAAGGTTTCGGTGGTGGTAGTATTAAACCACATGTGGTATCACCTTTTCTAATGATAGTTGTCGGTATGGGACTAGTCTACGCTATCTATCCTGGTATAGCACCTGGTATGATTGTGCCATTCTATCTaattgataagattgaGATGGTACTTCTGGTAGCTACCATATTTCCACCAATGATAGTGGTCATACTCCAAATCACTGATAAACAATCTACTGGTACTAAGCATTCGCCCAAATTCTGGCAGGGTTGGGGGGAACATAGTCTTTACTATTGGCACTTAGTTGATCTGTTGATCGTTATTAAGATCACTCTAGCCAGtatgtttatatattcacttCATTATAAAGAATCTTCACTATCCCGTTCCATAATTAATCAACCCAAAATGTCCACATTTCTCTCTATTACATTCTATATGTGCCATGAATTCCTACTAGCCATAGGATTCGCTGGCCAAATCAGCAATGGGCCAGAATATGTGTTGATCCCTCAATACATTGGCGCTCTATTTATGATCTTCCTAGCATTTTATTCAGAAGGATacattatagaatataaaagtcATGATCCTGCTCATTGGCCCACAGAAGGTATGACGTGGTGGAACGCGTTCTGCTATTGGTGTAAACGAGCCAGCAAAATAACAAACCTCAATCTTATATCTCtatttagaaattatttactcaggggttttgttttttttctaattttttctatttAA
- a CDS encoding uncharacterized protein (Tap349e08.q2ks7.cand.84 - score = 25.81), with protein sequence MGIPIMICSIEDMDGDDYSWLDNDEAKSYLRELFNRGEDPRTDYNVLCSSINDIYLSILRIREEMTNSYNVLLTCVDLLKKYVNTNCDNSEDEMALESSTSTTFRGNQLDEVSEGLNDSLGEDPQYSFPLASCVKCSCLIKIVVNHAVAGLYIGKNGAHLKSLQSKYQFKLTQSGRGAKGDFTGVGYPCHRTNTTLLFQGNLVDILQGLRPLYKIIQSDILALDEKSMAFLSGRTLKVKFELNLVVPADRKRILLQDTGRRCMQLRNASGVEIIAGKQNFEVGNIKESIVTLFGFEENVERAMEWLGIFLQESPAITSGDYYFMDYPKYTTAIPETNRS encoded by the coding sequence ATGGGCATACCAATAATGATATGTAGCATTGAAGATATGGATGGTGATGACTACTCTTGGCTAGATAACGATGAGGCAAAGAGCTACTTGCGCGAGTTGTTTAACCGTGGCGAGGATCCGAGGACTGATTACAATGTCCTGTGTAGCTCAATCAACGACATTTACCTGTCGATCCTTAGGATTCGTGAGGAGATGACGAACTCGTACAACGTCCTCCTCACGTGCGTTGACTTGCTTAAAAAGTATGTCAACACCAACTGCGACAATAGTGAGGACGAAATGGCTCTGGAATCTTCCACTTCAACTACTTTCAGGGGCAACCAACTGGACGAAGTGTCTGAAGGACTCAATGACTCTCTAGGTGAAGACCCTCAGTATTCTTTCCCTCTGGCCTCTTGTGTGAAGTGTTCCTGTCTCATTAAGATTGTTGTCAACCATGCTGTGGCTGGGCTTTACATTGGTAAGAATGGCGCTCATCTAAAGAGCCTTCAAAGTAAGTACCAGTTCAAGCTCACTCAATCTGGTCGCGGCGCTAAGGGCGATTTTACTGGCGTGGGCTATCCCTGTCATAGGACAAACACGACACTTCTTTTCCAGGGGAATTTGGTAGACATTTTACAGGGTCTTAGGCCTCTTTACAAGATTATTCAAAGCGATATTTTGGCTCTCGACGAAAAGTCTATGGCGTTCCTCAGTGGACGCACTCTCAAGGTGAAGTTTGAGTTGAATCTCGTTGTTCCTGCTGACAGGAAGCGCATTTTACTTCAGGACACTGGACGTAGGTGTATGCAGCTTAGAAACGCTTCTGGAGTTGAAATTATTGCTGGTAAGCAGAACTTTGAGGTTGGCAATATTAAGGAGAGCATTGTTACTCTCTTTGGGTTTGAGGAGAATGTTGAGAGGGCTATGGAATGGCTGGGTATTTTTCTCCAGGAGAGTCCTGCTATAACTTCTGGCGATTACTACTTTATGGATTATCCCAAATACACCACTGCAATTCCCGAAACCAACAGatcttaa
- a CDS encoding DNA repair protein (RAD2 nuclease) (Tap349e08.q2ks7.C.cand.53 - score = 25.19), with protein MGINGLIVYLNKKVPEVIRPLGSLDSLGGKRLFIDCSMILRRSLHASIRTVLERLKFSHSGGNEPFVNVKLLRDDIMKYSVNPLLVLNKSLKEVDVKGGIDSTFVVGPLENNETNSKVKDALYTNILDVKDKELLRRIREYLKGSTIYTFYPLLSHTDINDIANTLMNNYAKKCVEFCDSGEDFVLSDDTNAIAYGAPNVIRDYLGSKEPSVINHMEMLNALKMTRDQFIDFCILLGYKANVRIPEIGPERTYNIIKRYKSLEKFLESDLYQQLFKTKKATDLLLKYGMELGEFTNKFFNPEFRQELIKNVN; from the exons ATGGGAATAAATGGGTTGATTGTATATTTGAATAAGAAAGTGCCTGAGGTGATAAGGCCTCTGGGTTCTCTCGACTCTTTGGGTGGTAAGAGGCTTTTTATTGACTGTTCTATGATTTTAAGGCGTTCACTTCATGCCTCCATAAGGACTGTGCTAGAACGACTTAAATTTAGTCACTCAG gTGGTAATGAGCCATTCGTGAATGTAAAGTTGCTGAGAGATgatataatgaaatattcaGTCAATCCATTATTAGTGCTGAATAAATCCTTGAAAGAAGTGGACGTTAAGGGTGGAATTGACTCAACATTCGTAGTAGGGCCCCTAGAGAACAACGAAACAAATTCTAAAGTTAAGGACGCTTTGTACACTAATATACTGGACGTCAAGGATAAAGAGTTGTTGAGGCGTATAAGAGAGTATTTGAAGGGCAGTACAATTTACACCTTTTATCCCCTCCTTTCCCATACTGATATTAATGATATCGCAAATACCCTGATGAACAATTACGCAAAG AAATGTGTTGAATTTTGTGATAGTGGAGAAGATTTCGTTTTATCTGATGATACCAATGCAATTGCTTACGG aGCTCCCAATGTAATAAGAGACTATTTGGGATCTAAGGAGCCGAGTGTAATAAATCACATGGAAATGTTAAATGCACTGA AAATGACTAGAGATCAGTTCATTGATTTTTGTATTCTACTAGGCTACAAAGCAAATGTCAGGATTCCTGAGATAG GACCTGAAAGGacatataatataataaagaGGTACAAAAGCCTTGAAAAGTTTCTGGAATCCGACTTATACCAACAACTATTCAAGACAAAAAAGGCTACAGACCTACTCCTAAAG tatGGAATGGAGCTCGGAGAATTCACGAACAAGTTTTTTAATCCCGAATTCAGACAGGAACTTATAAAgaatgtaaattaa
- a CDS encoding uncharacterized protein (Tap349e08.q2ks7.cand.83 - score = 15.82): MLFIGVKRILNINITKFYCLNNFSSLKNINQYSTTKKYLKDDEILVEKVRVLKDKKFMGDYSIHEAKLLAKKFNSNLILFKPNSIPPICVIQNYSDFIKSLENSSTTGVVNESKEDDKGVYAFDPSLKGKTIQISENCAIPDLNRKLSSIRKFITSGHKVDIILQTTNKSRKLTKNKQNTNNIENNIIEEKDSKLHKEEEGVLIQRIDYIYSRLNDIAKPFTVKNKLNLNSRQIILKFYPKQ, translated from the exons atgttatttatCGGAGTAAAAAGAATCttaaacataaatataaccaaattttattgtttaaacaatttttcaTCTCTAAAGAACATAAATCAATATTCCACGACTAAGAAG tatTTAAAGGATGATGAGATATTGGTTGAGAAAGTACGGGTACTGAAGGATAAGAAGTTTATGGGTGATTACTCGATCCATGAAGCAAAGTTGCTCgctaaaaaatttaattcaaaTTTGATTCTTTTTAAACCAAATTCAATCCCACCTATTTGCGTAATACAGAATTATTCTGATTTTATCAAATCACTAGAAAATTCTAGTACAACTGGTGTTGTTAATGAAAGTAAAGAAGATGATAAGGGTGTTTATGCTTTCGATCCTTCATTAAAGGGCAAAACTATTCAAATATCTGAGAATTGTGCAATTCCAGACTTGAATAGAAAATTATCTTCCATCCGTAAGTTCATCACCTCTGGCCATAAAGTTGATATTATACTTCAAACCACCAACAAAAGCAGAAAATTgacaaaaaataaacaaaacaCTAATAAcattgaaaataatataattgaaGAAAAGGATTCAAAGTTACATAAGGAGGAAGAAGGTGTGTTAATCCAGAGGATAGATTACATATATTCAAGGCTAAATGATATAGCAAAACCTTTTActgtaaaaaataaacttaaCCTAAATTCTAGGCAAAttattctaaaattttatccTAAACAGTAA
- a CDS encoding uncharacterized protein (Tap349e08.q2ks7.cand.82 - score = 36.75;~Apicoplast targetting peptide predicted by the PlasmoAP tool;~Signal peptide predicted for TA05985 by SignalP 2.0 HMM (Signal peptide probability 0.918, signal anchor probability 0.000) with cleavage site probability 0.588 between residues 21 and 22): MLLCYNSLLFLLAFRISFINSISHNYKLLYINYPNILSNFNPNKSDLTCNIFFGNKGISLDTDEYKTQHHINEYFKKLPYKTENIVNPDQPPGSSSREDLKGHNIPIANNVLTDVLPLAPLSEDEPLEEIVEDNDLTRPPSNKEDWNLKRISHGRYFWHKFFAKPSEQTLKALRWFKQEHDQTRCNRILERTYTQLPKIMPQKGPDGKILPLTRSEKLMNRHSLKVNKKIIGYDNSGEASNLLILLNYPTEKLVGLVEKLRMPGVLNLENYELLRLLNYSMAYLAKTNNFTNVIQFLLTLGKFNDNLKLPKDETDSEDNNKPEPIILPDNSIAYITMAKGNIYKGKIKRVFMRYKPMVYSIIGRLKNDPFNKKFLLPRKARPEPIREFYPTYNTDSALTKFLEEALELEIKCSEEEYDHDKTMDRSFSDQFDGNSDYTTKKSINKFDRPTTINFSKELKEYLIKGISELSPSSIKEMLKFNKNLGILKTATLINRIMKLHTEIGMSYNEIIRVCIYSPGILSNGSYKQRCLKIYDIDESFTHEVVNKLVRSFPKLLSYNIDRNVKPKTLYLLRVMGKSVSDLLDFPKYLSFSLYDRIIPRHFSIMNKFYNGEFLSVYQFLFQTGFYPSYGQPVTHPKIPNTLPENHDKFMSFYMELNRDLSLKDMLTTSEEDFCRIYNLTYRNMVEGKKYALKIPLPTNVQ, translated from the coding sequence ATGTTATTGTGTTATAATTctcttttatttttactgGCCTTCCGCATTAGTTTTATCAATTCCATTTCACACAATTATAAACTTCTTTACATTAATTATCCTAATATTTTAAGCAATTTTAATCCTAATAAGTCTGATTTAAcatgtaatatattttttggaAACAAAGGTATCTCTCTTGATACTgatgaatataaaacaCAACATCATATAAACGAATATTTCAAAAAACTCCCTTATAAAACTGAAAACATTGTTAATCCAGATCAACCGCCAGGTTCTTCATCTAGAGAAGATCTAAAGGGTCATAATATACCAATTGCTAATAATGTTCTGACTGACGTGTTACCTCTGGCTCCACTTTCGGAGGATGAACCATTAGAGGAAATAGTTGAAGATAATGACCTGACAAGACCTCCATCCAACAAGGAAGACTGGAACCTGAAACGGATATCGCACGGGAGGTATTTTTGGCATAAATTCTTTGCTAAACCTTCAGAACAAACACTCAAAGCCTTAAGGTGGTTTAAACAAGAACACGACCAAACTAGATGTAACAGGATTCTGGAAAGGACATATACTCAGTTGCCTAAGATTATGCCTCAAAAGGGACCAGACGGCAAAATTTTACCCCTAACTAGGTCAGAAAAATTGATGAATAGACACTCATTAAAGGTTAATAAGAAGATAATTGGGTATGATAATAGTGGAGAAGCcagtaatttattaatattgcTGAATTATCCAACAGAAAAGCTGGTAGGTTTGGTGGAGAAGCTCAGAATGCCTGGAGTTTTAAATCTCGAAAACTATGAACTGTTAagactacttaactatTCAATGGCATATTTGGCCAAAACAAACAATTTCACTAATGTTAtccaatttttattaactttAGGTAAATTTAACGATAATTTGAAGCTACCAAAGGATGAAACAGATTCAGAGGATAATAATAAGCCAGAGCCTATAATACTACCAGATAATAGTATAGCATACATAACAATGGCTAAGggtaatatatataaaggAAAAATCAAACGAGTGTTCATGAGATATAAACCAATGgtatattcaataattgGAAGACTAAAAAATGACCCATTTAATAAGAAGTTTTTATTACCAAGAAAAGCGAGACCTGAACCCATAAGAGAGTTTTATCCAACCTATAACACTGATTCTGCCCTAACAAAGTTCTTAGAAGAGGCCCTGGAACTAGAGATAAAATGCTCCGAGGAAGAATATGATCATGACAAGACTATGGACAGATCATTTTCTGATCAATTTGATGGAAATTCAGACTATACAACTAAGAaaagtattaataaatttgatcGTCCAACTACAATCAATTTTAGTAAAGAGCtaaaagaatatttaataaaggGCATTAGTGAATTATCACCTTCAAGTATCAAggaaatgttaaaatttaacaaaaatcTAGGAATACTTAAAACAGCCACTTTAATAAATAGAATTATGAAATTGCATACTGAAATTGGAATGAGCTATAACGAAATAATTAGAGTTTGTATCTATAGTCCTGGAATACTTTCAAACGGAAGTTATAAACAAAGGTGTTTGAAAATATACGACATTGATGAAAGCTTTACACACGAAGTAGTAAATAAATTGGTTAGAAGTTTTCCCAAACTCTTAtcatataatattgatCGTAATGTGAAGCCTAAAACATTATATTTGCTAAGGGTAATGGGTAAATCAGTATCAGATTTACTGGATTTCCCTAAATATCTAAGTTTTTCTCTTTATGATCGAATAATACCAAGACATTTCagtataatgaataaattttacaacGGAGAGTTCCTGAGCGTTTATCAATTCTTATTCCAAACTGGATTCTACCCTTCATATGGTCAACCGGTAACACACCCCAAGATTCCAAACACTTTACCGGAAAACCACGATAAATTTATGTCGTTCTATATGGAATTGAATAGAGATTTGAGTTTAAAAGATATGCTAACCACCTCGGAAGAGGACTTTTgtagaatatataatttaacgTATAGGAATATGGTAGAAGGTAAGAAATACGCCTTAAAAATTCCATTACCAACCAATGTACagtaa